CAGTCCTATGCTTGAggtctgcatttgtttttattcttctcgTACAAATcagttaaaaatgttttgtctcaAGCTTAAATAATTGATGGTATTTTCATAGGTCTTCTAAATTTTCTCCAGAAATTCTCACATTACATTTGGACAGTGCTTTCTTctacagagcagctgcagatgcAAGGACCAGGAGCAGATGGGACTAAGATGGCCACTTACAGAACCCCTGGCTGTTATTTCATCTCATTGGGAACTGTGTAATTCTATAAACTGTTCTTTTGTAGCAACAGGGTGAAAACAGTACCCTTAGTTTGAGTTAATAAGGATTCACTCTCTATTTCTTATctgattctgtgttttttaaaagacaacAGACCCTCAAAGAAAATTCACAGTtaggagagggggaaggggcTTATGGGGAATATATACACTGAAGTTGCAAGAGAAtacaaaaatcaaaaatatttcCACACTCTTATTGCATAAACATGCATGATTTTTCACATCAGTAAATGAAGCtcgtttgttgtttttgttgttgttgttgctgtttttaaataaagaaacatgcaaaaGCAGCATGATTATAGAGTGCTACTCACAGGCCTTAGACAATAGCAGGAGATGAAGATCATGAGGCTACTCAAATAAAAGAATCCTAAAAGTCTGTATTTAAAGTTTCTGTCCTCCTAGAAGAGAAAGGTGGGACATGAAAGTTTGTTCACAAGGTGTCCCTGACAAGGTACTGAAAATACAGTCCTAGTGCCAATACTGTAACACTAGTTAATTTCTGAGCTTTATGTTACAGTTCTAGATCCTAAAGCACGATAATACATATTCCATCCAGAACTTttacacttcctttttttcttttaattttgcaaGTCTTCATTAACCTTCCATGTCCATTCTACTTTGAACTGTCAAATTCTTAATCTGGCTAGTATCTTACAGAAATCTGAGCATTTGCTTATTGACTTAATTGAGGACCATACAATTTTGCTGTAGCAAGGAAAAACTCCATACTGAAGGATGAGGATGAAGGCTGGGTAAGACCACAAACCTGTTTCAGGAAGCCGGGCAAGACCTTGTCCCCAGCTGTTCCCCACTTTACTTGAATAATCTCTGGTACATAAACCAGAAGTCTGCTTGTCAAGGCAAAGGCACAATCCTAGACACAGACTAAATGTTTTAGAACTGACTTTAAGACTCAAGAAGTAGTAAGATTGGTAATGCATTGAAATTTAACATAAATTTCTATGGTTTTTGGTGCTTTACTGAGTTGGAAATCCTTCTTTAAAAGTAAGCCTGTCCTCTGCCAATCCTATTTTGAGCATATAAATGAGATGCAAGGCTTGTATGATTCACATGCCCAACAGTGAATTTCACTTGTTGTTAGCTTTCACAGTTAGCAAAATGTGTAGGAAGGTACAATTTAGAAAGAACGGCTTTCCTAAGTATTAAGTATTGCCCACTCCTCAAATTTACTTTTTAGTGCATAGAGAAGCTTACATCAAATGTAACAGTGAAAGTGTCACTGTATTAGGGGGTTGGCTACAGGACCACCTAGGCCAGCATCTTGTCTCCAACAATGCTAAGCACCaataagtgggaaaaaaatacagtagagCAACCATATTACCCTCTTGACTGCTTATATTCATATTATATATAGTCACTAGTGAAGTCTAGTGTTTAGGGAgtttacaacaacaacaacaaaattgaaagaatttctgaataatatcttcattgaaaaaaatcataaatgcCCATTTCCAGGCTGGGTCTATATTCCAGCTACAAATACATTAAAGATGGTAAAACATGTAGAGAAAGGCTCAAAACTACTGTAAGTGAGAAACTTACCCAAGAAATAGCATGGTATTTAACCAACATGTACAAGTTCCCCTCATCAGTAGAAGCAAAATGCAATTAAGCTCTGAGgaggcaagaaagaaaaagaagcacttCTAGACTAAAGAAAGCAGACATTGCCAGAGTGTTTTGAAATATCCAACAAAATTTCCTGACTTTAGTAGTAAAGTGCATTAAGTCTCAGCTTACTACCTGACTGATAAAGAATACATGTTTTTAACTTCATTAATTTGGTCAATTCAGTTGGCTGACAAAAATGCAGGACGTGGCAATTACAGAAAGTTCAAGATATTTAACACCTCTTGCTATGTAACTAACTTccttgaaataaatatgaatgaTCATGGacagcatttcagagaaagCTTGAGCATTTTATGTAAAAGCCCACATTCCCATgtacgaaaaaaaaaaaaaaaaaaaaaaaagaaaaaaaaagaaaaaaagaaaactttagaTGCTTCTAACATGAGTAATTCCTTTTGCTAATGTTgtaatttctgttattttgatGAAATAGGCCCTTTTTAATCTCAATCATACATCATCACACATTATGTCAGCAATAGCTGGTTTACTGAGGACATTTCTAGTTGGCTCgctttctgaaaaaaattattcatgtTACATTTTATTGTGACTATCCAAATTCAGAAATTTTTATTAACAAAGAAATACTTAAGAACATCTTTGTTTTGAATAAAGACTGCTTATATTAAGTCATTTGACTAAAGCTTGCTTTATGTAATTGGAAAATCTTAATGTTTTCCAGGATCCTACAATGCTGTAAAAACCTTTACACATAAAACCTCCCCAGATATCCTTGTACATTCATGAACTACCTCATATTGGAAAAGAGAAGCCATAAGGAAGAGGTTTTCCTCTGTATctgtaattaaataaaaagaaagtagatGAGCAACCAGCAGTAAGGTCTACCAATGCAGAAATCCTCCAATTTCAACTTGCTGATACAATTTTAAGAGAATCCAGTCCTTCACGTTACTTAACGCCCTGCAAATTGAAAGACAAATCCTTGCTGATATGTTACTAGTATCCATATTTACATACCAGGcgaactgctttcttttctatggATAAGTTTTCAGACACAGAAGCAGATGACTTCCCCATAATTTATAATGCGAACAAGCCCCACTGCAAGTAAAAGCAATAGGTTGATTTCCACATTCTAGAGAACTCTCCCTTACTCTGCCTCTGATTACTACATGGCTGAACACTTCACATTTTAGTAATagcaacaaacagcacagagaacagaagcaaaCCCCGATTCAGTGTTCACTTAGGAATCAAGAGAACTTACCTATTGAATCACTGTCTCAGGACTGGAACAAGCCACGTATGGTTACTATAGTCAGGACTAAacaattctgttgtttttcagatggGCAGCATTTAAGCATATGTACTTATCTGttcaacaaaacaacagtggactctttttcctctcaaaatgTAAGTGTCTGCTTCAAGGCAAAGAAACCACATAGGGTAAAGTGCACAGAACAGTGTATTAAGACAAAAATACAACTTCATTTGAATAGCTAATTTCATATAattgtatcatagtatcatagtatcgtgcgagttggaagggaccttagagatcatcgagtccaactcctgggattcgagccctctagtgtagcagagcagcacttctaccacttgcgccacaggggggattcgaacccgggcctctggtgttgcaagtggcggttctaacaccgttCGCCACCGGTTATTCTTTATTCAGTTTATCcttgttattttaatattagTGTGTTATTTTTTTGAGTGCGTATAAGAATTAGAATAGCACTGACCTTCGTAAATAAAAAAGTGTAACATTTAATTACTGAACAATAGCCTGGAGTttcccagaaaaacaacaacaacaaacaaaaaaacagaaaccatgGTATCTGGGCAATGCTTCATAGAGTATTAATAACAAGAATTATGATCTCAAAGGAAATGGAGTTCTATTCAGGagcctttatttttaaagcttaaaaTATGCAAATGATGAAAAGGTATGCGGAGATGATAAATAAGTCAGATAAGCTTAAATAGTAACACTACAGACAACCCAGTAATGCAGCACTACTAGCAGCTACAAGCAATCAATCATCAAGCAATCAAGCTTGCCTAATTCTAGGCAAAAATATTCATCCATTAAGTATATGACTGCAATTGACAATGGGATTTCAGTCAGGTACATTCTACAGTATTGATAAATTTACTTTTCAAAATACAGATTGGTGTTTCAATTATGTGCTCATTCTgtttacaaataaaaacaaatattttatgttgtaTACAGTGCTCTTCAACAGAGGTCTCAACAACCCTAACATTTCTTACCAAAAATTCCTGCGAGGTAGGTATATCATCATCCCCAttttacaaatggaaaagagattTGCCCAGAGTTTCATAGTTACTAAGAATCAGAGTCAAGAACACCTCAACTGGCTCTGTACCAAACTTATTCCACTAGGCAATCCCTCTTTTTAAGTTACACTACTGCAGTCAAAAAAGTTACTTTAAAACAGCACATATATTAAGATTACAATATAGCATTTTGTAATAAAGAAGAATACAGTATAGCTCATATTTTAGGTACCATTCCTCTCCTTCAATGCTAATTCTTTCTCATTGAGATAATCAAAATAATTATGGACAAAtaagaaacagtttttaaaagtatGTACTGTAATAGCAGACATGTATGGCTGGAAGTATGTTTCTGTTCATAAAGAACATCAAATGTTATTACTCCAGTGCCAACTCATACAGGTACTAGGACCATGTGCACCATATGTTAGTGTAAGATGGTAGGCATATCTTCCATTATACAGTTCAGTGTCAATAACTTTTTATTCTCATCAATTACTGCAGATATATTTTTCCAAGTCTGTATTATTATTGAGAACTACTTCCCTCTATAAAAACTCTTAAAACATTTTTGGAGCTACACATTCAGCACCAACATCCACCAAGTGAGAATCCTGATTAAGACAAACACATATGATTTCAGGTTTTAACACAGATCTGTTTTCAAGTTTTATTATAAAGTGACTAACTCCTGTATTGGGACTGACAGAAGACAGTTGAGTCTTAGTTAAATTCGCTGGCAAAGTACACTTGagatctgaaacaaaataaCCAATCCAGTTCCTCATGTAGGCTCCATGACTCACCACTAAGATATTGGCATCTAATAACAATTTAGAAGCTCCACCGTTATCAGAGCTAAGTTCATGTACACTGAAGTGATCTGTCCAAGGGAAAGCAGGCTCTTCTTCATATGTTCCTGAGCTTCTGCTCGATGCCCCATGCATCTCTTGatctttctcttccacttcaACAACTAGCTGACACAAAAATTCAAAAAAATCCCTTGCACGTTCTCTTACCTAAAGAGAAAGGTCAGAATGGTATGTTGTGAAGAATGTAAAAGACCTCAGGTTTCACAGACAAGACTCAGAAATCAGCAGTTAAGTTACTGAATGTTTTAAGAACTGCTCTGTCCTTCAAAGACAAGGTTGAAATCAATTGCCACCAACCTTCTGCACACAACAGCTTCATGAAGAATCAATCTCAGAATCCATATTTTACTTCTAGAGAAATTTCTCTAATGGGTAGCCACTACCATTGGGTCAAACAGTGTTTTTAGCTTGGAAAAATAACTACTTTTTATTGGGCCATACTTTGAGTAAGACGATCCTAAATAAGTAACACCTGTATCTGCCCTAATGAAATGGCCTAGAAACTGGGGCGCAAATACATAAATGCCATACTTCATCCAGTGTTTCTCCTCCAGAAGGTGTGAATGTAGGACACTGCTCTCCAGCAGCCTTTGCCATAGCCTTGAGATCAGCCAAAGGTCTTCCTTCTGCAACACCATATTTCTGTAAGAGCCAAATTACAAAGAATTTAGCAAGATACAGCACTTCCAATGCAAACATCTCTCACCCAGATTTGTTTTCTAGACTCCCAAGTGTAAAGTGTAAGCTTAACTACTCTTCACATTTTATCAGTGTTGGGAAAGGAGGtgcttttaaatatgttttggaCTCATATATTCTTGACACTCATTTCTGCTACACAAAATTCTTAGTATACAAAATTTTACTGAGGTTGCATTGCAAGCACCTCACAGGAGGTGAAACTCCATTTACTCCTCATTTGCAGaaatattagaagaaaatttTTCTCAAAAGAAGCAAGTATTTTCTCTACAGACCTCAGTAACCTCCACAAGAGAGAAAGAATTCTATCCCCCCTTTTTTCAGGATGGACATTAATTCTATGAACGGGAggttttagaaaacaaagaaactaaaaatgatcttgaaaacaaaatgcaaatgaattaaaagaacATGGAATTAATGATTTTCAATGACACCTCCAAATGAAACGCTTATATGAGCAACACCACAAACAACACATACATAGTAACTAGTCATTCTGGTTCAACAGTAGTCACATTATAAATTAATACTTATAATCTCAAATGTATTTTAGACGAGATATAGTTGGATGTGTATTACCATTTTTTATCTTTAACATATCTCCAGGGCACATCTCTTAACAGCAGCAATACAGATTAACATTTCTACCACTGAAGATTAATACTTTACTATCATTAATGgatgaaaaaaaagtattcaagTAGATAGTTTTAGTCCTTTCTTGGAAGGTCTGAAGACACTGAAAACACTATAGTTACGAATATTTTGGTAAAAGCTAGGACACTTTTGCTCCACTGTCAAAAACCTCAGCTATGCACATTTCACAGATTGAGATGCTGATGACTGCAAAACAGACACATATTTATTATTGAGACTTTTCTGATTTCTATGCTGTGTACATGCAGTTTGCTGCCATAACAACTTATTACAGTCTTCACAATTTAACTGTACTGAAGCACATTTACTTTAGGTTCtcacttctgtttcctaaagCAAAATTCACCGTTTAAGGACATTAATaaagatgtaaataaataaattctcagAAACTACTGAAAAGAAGATTCTAATCTTGaagatttttctgtatttctatcaTGAACACAAGCCATAAGAGAATAAAACTTTTTCAACAGAATCAACAACATACGATCTTATAAAGGACTTagcttcttttcctgctgttcaaACTTAATTTCAGCTATTTACAGCACTGCCTTAAAAACTGTGGCCT
The sequence above is a segment of the Excalfactoria chinensis isolate bCotChi1 chromosome 1, bCotChi1.hap2, whole genome shotgun sequence genome. Coding sequences within it:
- the TIGAR gene encoding fructose-2,6-bisphosphatase TIGAR isoform X1 yields the protein MVRFGLTVVRHGETRYNKDKILQGQGIDEPLSPTGFKQADAAGLFLSNVKFTHVFSSDLLRAKQKYGVAEGRPLADLKAMAKAAGEQCPTFTPSGGETLDEVRERARDFFEFLCQLVVEVEEKDQEMHGASSRSSGTYEEEPAFPWTDHFSVHELSSDNGGASKLLLDANILVVSHGAYMRNWIGYFVSDLKCTLPANLTKTQLSSVSPNTGVSHFIIKLENRSVLKPEIICVCLNQDSHLVDVGAECVAPKMF
- the TIGAR gene encoding fructose-2,6-bisphosphatase TIGAR isoform X2 yields the protein MVRFGLTVVRHGETRYNKDKILQGQGIDEPLSPTGFKQADAAGLFLSNVKFTHVFSSDLLRAKQTAATIIGKNKFCKGLEIKCDTRLRERKYGVAEGRPLADLKAMAKAAGEQCPTFTPSGGETLDEVRERARDFFEFLCQLVVEVEEKDQEMHGASSRSSGTYEEEPAFPWTDHFSVHELSSDNGGASKLLLDANILVVSHGAYMRNWIGYFVSDLKCTLPANLTKTQLSSVSPNTGVSHFIIKLENRSVLKPEIICVCLNQDSHLVDVGAECVAPKMF